In the genome of Carya illinoinensis cultivar Pawnee chromosome 13, C.illinoinensisPawnee_v1, whole genome shotgun sequence, the window TGCCTTGTATAGTCGCGGCAAATCAATTTGAGCAATGTGGGTATCTATCACATAAACTGGAGCCCAACCTGCTACTGGTTTTTCTATATCGGTGTCCTCCACAAACTCTACGATCTTGTTCCCAAAATCTCTATCAGAATGGTATGGATTCGTTAGTAAGTACAAAGCAACCCCATCAACCCTAGAGAATTCCTTCAAGTATGATTTCAACAATACATCCCAACCTTTCCTGTACTCCCACTTGAAAATACTCAAAAATATGAACtcctttttcaatttcaaattctgGGTTGTTGAACCTAAGACCAATGTCCCTAGGGAGGAAAGGTCTAATGGCTTATACTTGAGGGGATCAAAGAATTTCACATCAATAGGCTGAATGATTTTCACCACCTTAGAAGGCTCAACCCCGCTGTCAATAAATGTAGACACATGAAATTCAGTGGGAACCCAAACATAGTCCATTTGATTACAGCGCTTCACGTGGTCTGCATTCACCCTATCAGTCTCAAACATGGTCCGGCCAATCACAGACTTGAAATTTTGATAAGCACCTGGTGGGCATGGGAAGGTTTCAAACAATGGAGGGTACCAAGCCCCAGGCTCACTGTGACAAATCACAATGGTCTCATTCATCCTACATTCTGTTTGATGGAGCTCCAGGGCCAAGTTCTTGGTATATTTTGGCAACCCCTCCCAGAATTCAATggattcttcatcaccatgatGCTCAATAGCTACTTTAAATATTGGGTTTTTCTTGTGTTCATGGAGGGCCAAGATATATGACCAACTTTCAGAACTGTACCCACCACCTGAAAGAAAAGGAGCCATCCATAGCACACAGCTAGATGAAAGGGAAATGGGATTAATTGCATTGGTTATTTGGGGTTCGGGGGTTGGTTGAAGGAAGCCTACAAGGGTTTGAAGATAAGTGGGGTGTGATGAGAAAGAGTATTTCAGCTGTTGTGTTTTGTAAAAGCTTGTTTTGGAGAAACCAAGTATGATTGCTAGTAAAAGAACCACAACGGATGATAGGTAGAATACAAGTGTTTTCTTTGCTACAGTCAGAGGATAGGTGTGATTAGGTTGTGATTGATTAATAGGCTGTTGGCTTCCATGAGATTCCATGGCAATGGATTGAGAGAAGTAACTTCAAAATGTAAGCAGCAtccgaaaaataaaaatcactcGCAAGCTTGGAAATTGAAATCAGTGAGATCGAAACTGAAGCATAAGAGGGACAACCTGAATGCCCATTGTCACCGACTGCATCTCGAAGCGCAAGAGAATGTCTGCACGGCTGCTGCACGACTTAGTTCAGTGGCCGCATCCAACCTTTCGGGCGAAAGTATTCTACTTCCTCTCTCGTCTCTCACTCGGAGGAGGATTCTGTAATGTTGTTTCTATAAACCACAGAGAACGTGGATCATAACATCTGTCTTTGAACTGACTACTGACTTTCCTCCTGGTGTTGCCCTCTACCTCGCGTTCCTGTGTCTTACCTTTTCTGAAAGGCGGCTCTTCAGAAAAGGTTGTTCCTGTGTCTCAACTTGTAAATCCTAGTGTGAGCATCGCCACTAGGCAGTTGTTTTTTATCCTGATCGACCGCTCAAGAGATCTACAAAACTCGAAGGATTAATAACattcaggttttttttttcctcgcaTGCATCTGCCTTGTAGGAGTGTATTTTAATAGTAAATGGGTATGGGCAAGTAGGGGtgtgctccgattccgactttGTTGGAATCGGAATTCCGGATTTCGATTCTGACAAAAGGATTCCGAGAATCGAAATCAAGCTCCGATTGAATTCGACTCTGTTCGGAAGTCGAAATTCCAACTTCCGAtcggaattccgacttccgaaATCCAAATGGAAGTCGGAATTTCGATTCCGGTCGGAATTCGGAATTCCGATCGGTGCCGGAATTCTGAATTCCGACTTCTTTATTTTGATaggttttatcttattttaaatttaattatatactaatttatgtattagtttaatgtgattaatcaaaaagtaaattttattaaaaataatattaatttaaattttaaatataaagaaatcagtATTTATATGTAGATTAATACACGACTCtgcttataatttatatgtagtaaaattctTAGATTAAAAATATAGTTCTTGAtcagttttatttaaatttttttataatgaagtcagtctttttataaaagacttgAATTTGTACTTTTGAAATTAGTACATggcatttttcttttaccatttatgattaatttactaattaaGGAGACTTGCATTATGGGAGATATAATacttatatgtgtgtgtgtgtgtgtgtgtgtgtgtgtgtgtataggcGGCTCATGATCTAGCTAGCTCCCTTTGCATTTTCGGCtcatgagttttgttacatacaaatgAATTTGCATACcgatctgtgtattaatattattatcttcatattcaaaatttagattgacataattttcattaaaagtCTGACTTTCTAACCAATCACGTTAGATGGGTGCGCGTACTGGTATACAGAATCGTTTACGACAATATATTTCCTTTATAGCTAGCTAGGAGCTAATTATACATAATTCAGAAGATCATAAAcaatgaataataaaaataacagccgagttcaaagtttgattaaacagtccataagaacaaatattttgattcaaccaaaaaagaaatatcatttgcagcatcgtagttggtcatttgaagtaccttaaattaagataaaaaaagtattcaatcaataaatataaccaaatattgattcagaaaattgaacacagtaaaagtaaaatttaattaccattaataccaaGGACGGAATAAGTTAATTTtgatatcaacttatctttatccatactccatcagtcatcagcaactatactggggttcacaattacatctgtgaaatgataaaaaaatataaattaaataaattagtataatcataaaaacaattaaaataatcaataataaaaaaacaagtaaaataaggttaccatcttcaagcctatagctctcatcatcaatgccaatgctatctagtccaaggggtgtatcactgatccagttctgtgtgcaaacgagggcctccactgttgacggtgacaaagaactccagaaagcatccaacactcgacctccagtgctaaacgccgactcagatgcaaccgtcGTAATAAGAATGACtagcacatctcgggcaatacgggagaggattggatacttgatggaattagccttccaccaaatgcatatctCAAATGTAGGACTAGGTGCCttgacctcttccataaaataccgttcaacctctgaagtacacccataatattcttcaatgcaacgagctgatgatactcATTCATGATGTCGTAATTCCTATGGCGTCGAGGTAATGCACCTACTGGGCTAAAGTCATCAGAGGGAGGTGTCGGAGTCACGTGTGGGTACCCGCTGAAGATGAAGGCtgtccactatttttgtagtGGTTGTACAAGTCATCGAGATCAGTTTTAAGCGATATAATAAACGATGCAGCCTTCATTGCCCCAAGGACGGAATTTGCCCAATATTCTATCACGGCCAACTTgattcgggggtcaaggatcacagccacaaagagtaatctatttatcttctcaacttgcccccaatatttattatatttggacagcatcctctgagccataccagatagaaatccgctagggtcatcacaaccatcttccaagtggtggtgtagtgtcgagatctgactgaaccacaagtttgcagtcgtgtatgcggatgcagatattttcattgtaatatcataaaaaatctgcaaaaatgtgacaaaaaatcctacactcgtccaatcatgtgtgttcGGCGGACCAAGCCCCTTTCCAGCaagctccagcaaagcatacttaaggcccccatcttccacctccatccTCTCAAACACTTTCTGGTACCTCTGTGCCACATctaatgtaacagcccgctagaaattcaattgtgaaatttctattaactttaggaatctcgtaaaaaccccataagttttcacgaatccattaatcgtataggtttttgtctaactacatagttagtgttattatttactatggtattagaagtgtgtttttgattattggagatagctagaagtgtcaaaatgtattatggtttgtgccattagactcggagggttatttaaagtcttatggcgcaataacattttttcatattttcggacaaaacgtctgttcaaaactgtagatattattggataaaaagaaatatcttgaggtaattttcatgaatattattgggtaaaaatattttgagttgatttttatagatattattagataaaaatatcttaagttgattttttgtagatactattggatagaatattatgagataatcttttatagatattttgggtaggagaaaactacactcaactctcaactacagcctcatctcttccatatcttatccataagtatctccagccacctctccccacgaaattatcttcatttacactttccattgaaagaatatcaaacactctctctcggacagcttttaggaggtcttttgcacacccatttagaagcttttgtaagtgttttatcataaagtatccttcatataagttgttccttttttagtctagtttacatggatatcttatttgccccatttgaagatcatttggtcagtcaaatattatgtaaactatagaaaggtcattctgagagataaactggagaatatgttatagtttggagtttttgaccaagctaatgcatagatattggtccgaaatttttatggagtattgttaacatgtatatgtgactattggttgaggatttttgcatgattaaaggttttgatgaaagattttcttagatttagaaacttagaaactggaagaagaaaaacagtttctgttttaagaaagtttaactctttggtggtctaaacgtattccaatgactttgataattttattggaggatcctaagcatcttatatacatgttatattattattttgaagatatttggtgttagtttcaaagatatgaaattttatgtaaatagatattcaaataagtcaaagtgtggatattcttggctaaatttatgttttggttaatttttaaccatgtgatcttgaattagaagcttatatatatgttttaggacatctttttaaaccatgtgatggtttggtttgaagatcatatatttataagtcatagatcaagagatttatcaaaactagttgaggaaaaagtttctatttttggactaagtgtaaaaccaaaaactccaaatgttattttgtgattttggtaactttagtttgatgatttaaagcatggttgatgttaagatgatattatgaatatgttagaagtaagatttgatttttgaaattcttggagatgttttgatttaaggtcaaaacttgtgattcaagtgcttggatctttttacaaaaaaaaagtttggtgttaattattagctttttctaaatggatgttttaagtatggttttgaacttaggattagaagatgtttgttgcaaaattttggtttaagcatgagttttgaaattagaaggaattgcaacaaaaatcaagggaaatggcctatggatgtttcggccatagtgtgttcttcatagttgtgttttgttttaaatttttctaaatttatatttaagtttaggacaaaatttacatgaggaatgtaaattttgaaaacttttggagttagtatgcaaaatccttaagttatgggtaaaacagtaatttttccacatgtagagagtaaaatgaaaattttactctttaagttagtatttttcatatttcaaattattagtgatttagttctaacttttagaatcactaattacagttccttgtggtcgcacttgaagttttataagaaacgcagagatcgaggtaagttagcttttaacttactagcagtctattgtgtatgtgtgctaagtaaaagaactatagtgtatgtatgtttgttatcatatatgtcatgccatgccaagttatcacgtaattgtctattatacagaatttattctgtcatcaatttttatctgttacataatatattctgttatgtattactgtacattacaagtacgtcatgctaagtatgtcatctattacatgtatgtcaagtcatgtaatatttactgttgccaatatgtcatgttaaatatgttgtctattatatgttatgccatgttacgaaatgtttctatctgaagttagtcatgtatttcaagttatgttcaagtcacgttatgttacgtcagggtttcaatcctttcgtattccagtcacgtttcatcttgattacttatgtatggggttacagcaattgtgacgcatacactacgtgagacacagcaattgtgacacgtagaatacatggggccacaacaactgtggagtatgtatttttcatgttaagtcaagtttgtgtagaatacatggggctacaacaactgtggagtatgtatttttcatgttaagtcaagtttgtgtaaaatacatgagaccacaacaactgtggagtatgtatttacatgtagaatacatgggaccacaacaactgtggagtatgtatttttcatgttaagtcaagtttcagattaagttcatgtcaagttaagttcagttcatgtttcaatttaagttatgtcaattatgctatgttgtacgccaagttatgctttaattacttataaatttgattatgcatttatgctttaactgtcatgcatgcatcattagcttgtgtgacagttttttgttaacttactgagatttgtaatcaaatctcactttggtagtcccaactaccattcctcccgaatggtagatcttgttacaggacctgaaggagaatcaggagctgatcaactagacacagttgactaagcgacggtgcggcgtcaatgttaatatagtagttaacgtaaattactacttgtacaatggagttgcatctttagtactttttggatcataaccattttggactagtattgtgatcgattcaatgggtctttatgtatgaagtatgttttaagcatttgggatcttttcaatttggtgcatagtattgctaaagaaaaaaaaattatccgctgcgaatattgcataatgttatatgtatgttaggaacattgcatcttatatgtcatgaacgggggcaggtaaccttgtattgcatgtctcgacgcttcaaatgtccgtccgatcccaaacggaatttgggggcgtcacatttaacatcatatatgtagagttccatcgagtGGGAACATCCAAGCACAACGTCCGTGAATGTTTTATCCCAAGTTGTTCTTCTATTGCCCTGAATTTTTTCAGCCTTTGGGGaaaagccctcacataccgcacaatgttgcagacttttgtaatggaatcATAACCTCTTTTAAGCCCTCAGTCACAATCAGGTTgattatgtgagcacaacaaCGAATATGGATAAACTCATGGCCCCGGATGACATCATACACTACTCTCATATtccgcttgaaccattcaattgcagtatcattggcactagcattgtcaactgtaatgcacaaaactttctgaattccccaatctttcaagcaatcatccattgccgccccaattgatgcacccttatgatcactgatttctttgaatccaatactccgtttttttaaagtccatgaactgtcaatgtagtgtgctgtaatacacatgtaggaaacattctgtatagacgtccatgtgtcagtcgtaaatgagactctctggccagtcctcacaaacatttgtctcatttcagccttctcttttaaatgtctTTTCATACAATCCCGCATCACTGTATTCCGCGACGACAATGGGAATCATGGCTCAATGAGCTTGATAAACTTTTGGAACCCTCTTTTCTCAATTgtagtaaaaggcatctcatcttcaatgatcatctcggcaagcgcatctctcaacatcttctcactgtattgagggataACCATTTTCTTAACTTGCGTACCATCAGTCGCAGTAAAAGTTTCATAACTCAGCGTTGTCTGATCTTTGGCCGCCAATCCCTTCGCTATCTTATACCTCTGGCAACCATTTAGATGTGATATCAAACAAGTAGTGTCTTGTTTCTTTAAATGACATACAACTTCTTGGCCACAATGGTTGCAAGCCGCGTGCGGTTCCGAGGGATCACCGTCAACCTTGgtgaaatgttcccacgtccacgatctttttttatttgatcgtggACGTGGTGGCTTGGCCCTCGCGGATGGAGGTGGTACATCCGGCTCATCTCCAATACCTATCTCATCTTCCTCATTAAATGTATCCTCATCTTCTATATTTACCGGGAGTGGAAATTGACTACTTGCACATAAAGTTTGTGTTCTGGAAGTGGGTCTCGATCTCGGTGCTGGGGACGGCATTGTGGCATCTTGATCCTGTTCTGAGGTCCCATATGATTCTTCTTCTATAGCTTGAAATCTGACACACATATAGAAGGCcaaattaataagtttattaaaaaaacaataaaaaaatctgaCAAAGATCATTACTACAGATTCTTGCATGGTGAATGAGGCTCATGATCATCCTTCTAGTTCTAGCTAGTGATACCTAGAACAATTTAAGGTGTCTTCTTGATTATTAGATTGCTGTAGTTTTCAATATCTTTATCTCATGATAATTTTCAGCcaagttatataaatatatatatatatatatatatatataatataccatGTTTTCCTCATGATTTTTAGATTAATCTCTGTATTAATTTGGTTCTCTCTTGTTGACAAGTCTTTTACTTCCACTGCACATTTATCTTTAATTTGACGTAGTTTAGTGTTTGTCTTATATTCAAGCATGCATAggctttatataatatttactaattttatatatataataagcttGATTCTTGGGATTTTCTTATAATACAAGTAGATCTATTTCTATTCTGTTAAACATCAATGCAAGTATGAGTAGGATCCAGATGTGTTAAACTAAATTAATAATTCTCTACCATCTAAGAATTGAAAAGGGAATTTCGGGAAACAGATATCAAGAAGACAAGAAAGTACGTTGTATTGCTTTTAAATTCACTAGGTATCGTAACAGCTTGGTTAACTAGATATACTTTTCATAGGGTTATGAATGACGGCTAGACGGTAGAGGAAAATTAGCCTCTACTGCATCTCATATTAATCACAAGCAAAATACGCTAGTTGGCTTAGCTACTAAGCCTCTTGATGTCTTACAGACAACCTGGGATTAACTCCTCACAAACATGTCCATGCTATATAGCCCGTAGGTCCCAGCGCTCTCTAATGAGCCcaaagtaaattattaataataaactttagaGTGAAGCCTCAAGAGATAGCCTTGAGGTATTGACCTTAAGCAGTATTGAAGAATCTCTTGATGTTTAAGCCTCACATGGTCttctttacatatatatttgttattgatACTTCAAAATTTCTACTCCCTAGAGGCTCTCAAATTCCAGAATTTTACAATGAAATCAGACTGCCTGTCCCTTTTGATAACTCAAGATCCTACGGACCTACTGCCACACCCTTTAAGCCTTAAGAATTTGAATATTCTCATCAAGATGAAGCTCGGATATGGCACATGATTCTCGTATCAATGTCCATAAACACCAAGGGGAATAAGaaaaatgttgtttttgatCTTAGATTTTGTGATCTCGATTATACcgatgatattataatttaagtaatgaataattgaagtcttttaaaatatattatatgaaagatTGGAGAGTTTACACTAGCATTTTGCATTTACTTGGAGGGTGGCTATCTAGGGAGAAGCCATCTGTTTCAGGAACCAAACCCAAAATTTTGGGGGTCCTGGGTCGAGATATAACCATAGTCTATAGGCATTAGAGAGGACAGGGATGCAAAGCGAAGAGCAAATTCCATCTACGGTGCTCCTATACCTCCTTAGGCACAAAAAGAATCTGCCAACCCTAGAACTAGGACATATtcggatattatatatatatatatataaattaggacatatatattataatgtatatatataaagtggaccCCAACATCCACCAAACCACGGCTGAAAATAGCCCAATATTTTCTTTGTGACATTTCTACAAACAGGTTGCCTTCAAtgtccaaaatcacaaacaaataaaGTACTGAAAATGAAAAACGGTTCCTTAATACATAATCATTTCACAGAATCACAACGTCGTTCACCATTCACAGAAAAATTCCATACATCAAATAATCcgtttaaataaaattcggaATACACAATTTATCTCATGAGTCACCTATATTTACCTTACTAAAAAAACTGCTCGAATTTGGCACTGTGGCAGTGCGGCGACGGCTAATCGATGGTGGCCTGCGGCATGAGAGGTCTGTGGAGGGATGTAAACTAAATCGGTGAGAGTCGAGACCGTGAGTCGTGAGAGGCAGCATTGAAGTCTTCAAGTCTGAGAGGCAAGAAATGTGACAGTGAGACCGTGACTGTCCGTGAGAG includes:
- the LOC122291581 gene encoding uncharacterized protein LOC122291581; its protein translation is MESHGSQQPINQSQPNHTYPLTVAKKTLVFYLSSVVVLLLAIILGFSKTSFYKTQQLKYSFSSHPTYLQTLVGFLQPTPEPQITNAINPISLSSSCVLWMAPFLSGGGYSSESWSYILALHEHKKNPIFKVAIEHHGDEESIEFWEGLPKYTKNLALELHQTECRMNETIVICHSEPGAWYPPLFETFPCPPGAYQNFKSVIGRTMFETDRVNADHVKRCNQMDYVWVPTEFHVSTFIDSGVEPSKVVKIIQPIDVKFFDPLKYKPLDLSSLGTLVLGSTTQNLKLKKEFIFLSIFKWEYRKGWDVLLKSYLKEFSRVDGVALYLLTNPYHSDRDFGNKIVEFVEDTDIEKPVAGWAPVYVIDTHIAQIDLPRLYKAADAFVLPSRGEGWGRPLVEAMAMSLPVIATNWSGPTEYLSEENSYPLSVDRMSQVMEGPFKGHLWAEPSVDRLQVLMRHVMNNVEDAKDKGRQARMDMIRRFSPEIVAEIVTDHIENIIKKMS